In the Kribbella sp. NBC_00482 genome, one interval contains:
- a CDS encoding LLM class F420-dependent oxidoreductase yields the protein MTASDSTDRPYGAFPARIGLQVQPQHAQYADIRRTVAAAEEIGVDVVFNWDHFYPLSGAPEGLHFECWTMLAAWAEATERVEFGALVTCNSYRNPDLLADMARTVDHISDGRLIFGIGSGWFEKDYDEYGYEFGTAGGRLDALGEALPRIEARWEKLNPKPTREIPVLIGGGGEKKTLKLVAKHANIWHGFGDAETLAHKHAVLDEHCKTIGRDPGEIERSAGVGDKSPEDIGKSLLDVGTRLFTVSSSGPDYDLGLLREWVSWRDEVNAK from the coding sequence ATGACAGCTTCCGATTCCACCGACCGTCCGTACGGCGCGTTCCCCGCCCGGATCGGTCTGCAGGTCCAGCCCCAGCACGCCCAGTACGCCGACATCCGGCGGACCGTGGCGGCGGCCGAAGAGATCGGCGTTGACGTTGTTTTCAACTGGGACCACTTCTACCCGCTCAGCGGTGCGCCCGAGGGTCTGCACTTCGAGTGCTGGACCATGCTGGCCGCCTGGGCCGAGGCGACCGAGCGGGTCGAGTTCGGCGCTCTGGTCACCTGTAACTCCTACCGCAACCCCGACCTGCTCGCCGACATGGCGCGGACGGTCGACCACATCAGCGACGGCCGGCTGATCTTCGGCATCGGCTCCGGCTGGTTCGAGAAGGACTACGACGAGTACGGCTACGAGTTCGGTACGGCGGGCGGCCGGCTGGATGCTCTCGGCGAGGCACTGCCGCGCATCGAGGCACGCTGGGAGAAGCTCAACCCGAAGCCGACCCGGGAAATCCCGGTGCTGATCGGAGGCGGCGGTGAGAAGAAGACGCTGAAGCTCGTCGCCAAGCACGCGAACATCTGGCACGGGTTCGGCGACGCCGAGACGCTCGCCCACAAGCACGCCGTACTCGACGAGCACTGCAAGACGATCGGCCGCGACCCGGGCGAGATCGAGCGCTCCGCGGGCGTCGGCGACAAGTCCCCCGAGGACATCGGAAAGTCGCTGCTGGACGTAGGCACCCGCCTCTTCACAGTCTCCTCC
- a CDS encoding winged helix-turn-helix transcriptional regulator — MELRFFADCQARVAADLISGRWPMVVLYSLADGPARPGELRKQIGGISQKVLTETLRRLEHNGLVERTRYAEAPPRVEYSLTVAGKDLLVPIRALGDWAAVYADQLPTENNP, encoded by the coding sequence GTGGAGCTGAGATTCTTCGCCGACTGCCAGGCGCGCGTCGCCGCCGACCTGATCAGCGGCCGCTGGCCGATGGTCGTGCTGTACTCGCTCGCGGACGGCCCGGCGCGACCCGGCGAGCTCCGCAAGCAGATCGGCGGCATCAGCCAGAAGGTCCTCACCGAGACCCTCCGCCGCCTCGAGCACAACGGACTGGTCGAACGCACCCGGTACGCCGAAGCACCGCCGCGGGTCGAGTACTCGCTGACCGTCGCCGGCAAGGATCTCCTGGTCCCGATCCGCGCCCTCGGCGACTGGGCCGCCGTTTACGCCGACCAGCTCCCGACCGAAAACAACCCGTAA
- a CDS encoding SRPBCC family protein codes for MFTLQQLVDAPPTEVVRAFTEPEPFAAWFVAEGFSTPSDRVTIDVRPGGLISAVFVGEDGTEVPFTLRFGELDLPHRLVLHFDQPAEEITVDLTALADGRTRLGYRSVGLSDEQQVPIESGVATMLGHLAAYFTQ; via the coding sequence GTGTTCACCCTGCAGCAGCTCGTCGACGCCCCGCCCACCGAGGTCGTCCGCGCCTTCACCGAACCCGAACCGTTCGCCGCCTGGTTCGTCGCCGAGGGCTTCAGCACCCCGTCCGACCGCGTCACGATCGACGTCCGCCCGGGCGGCCTGATCTCGGCAGTCTTCGTAGGCGAGGACGGCACGGAGGTCCCGTTCACGCTCCGCTTCGGTGAGCTGGACCTCCCGCACCGCCTGGTCCTGCACTTCGACCAGCCCGCCGAGGAGATCACCGTCGACCTGACCGCGCTCGCGGACGGCCGCACCCGGCTCGGCTACCGAAGCGTCGGGCTGTCCGACGAGCAGCAGGTCCCGATCGAATCCGGCGTCGCCACGATGCTCGGCCACTTGGCGGCGTACTTCACCCAGTGA